From the Rhodothermales bacterium genome, one window contains:
- a CDS encoding carboxypeptidase regulatory-like domain-containing protein, producing MRHLALALLFLALLGGREASAQSTPSIDPAQRQEAMRALHVIRAELAGMPAANDAAKQAADDSVGVGVVAGIVQGPADPASAWVLVVAARLLDNPTAWQLVPVDADGAYRAMNLSPGEYYLMAGADGYQAQFFRQSYDLFNAEQIPVGPDLVMEGIDFFLEPLQVGSGAIEGTVFAADGATPLARAEVVVYPRDQPYRGTTVTTDADGTYRIDNLYAGNYIVEAWAAGYFHQFYDGVERMDLATAVPVGSDATVSGIDFRLERSGSISGTVSSPDGSPIPNASIYVQTDFTMPPDSMYIDPIYWAGTDEEGRFTVTGLSAGQYLVQAQAYGQWFTVYAWYDGVTRIEDATPVAVENGRDTPGIDFELDLVGTTGSISGTVTTADGEPAREAYLRLEPFSDVPIYLSAFARTDENGTYTFENIPVGSYRVALDYWTDVFYTTIWYDQVYRWEEATPVDVQENETTAGIDFTLPRADGVIEGRVVDQDGHPVAGAYVFSSPGSYVYPMDIGFGMAFGMTDSDGRYTIQRLIDGEYYVWTSSCLFWQCIERWWPDSPSFVGAEPVVLKDGMSDPAEVDFKLPLTQGAASISGTVHHVDGRALAGAYVTVSWASDAARPDDPVWYAEQQTQTDSLGAYRFDYLPAGTYTVNASYWEEGGYAAQWFDGADTPADATPIELADGDVRDEINFKLDVRSIYGTLAGVVTFDDNTPAGGAYVEVSPYYWDYAAWPINPVPYYTLTLDSGEFEIAGLPNGTYFVNVFAQGGRMIENIDPAGVSGYIVEIVGGETTRAALALMRVEEGEGAIAGQVTTQDSVALDFAIVQAMVDDDPNRIFTAIADTRGAYEFAALPEGEYVVWSFAPYHALEYFDDTYEPSDATRLSVRNGAQLAGIDFDLMPVYYRASPEDDGASPENSSYIFGQVTDASGDAIDGATVYALNASGDVLSSVRTHADGMYEIAGVTPGAGIRLKAAHPGYASRFHDGAATLDAAANLELSAGRFEINFALVAGTSVGVDRDPELPAGIALRGNYPNPFNPETQIAFSVAEPMTVTVTIYDALGRRVTELFRGAVSAGDTQLRWDATGSAGEAMPSGIYFYRIEAQGSAQTGTMTLLR from the coding sequence ATGCGACATCTAGCCCTTGCTCTTCTTTTCCTGGCACTGCTCGGCGGCCGGGAAGCCTCGGCGCAATCCACGCCGTCAATTGACCCCGCACAACGGCAGGAGGCCATGCGCGCCCTGCACGTCATCCGAGCGGAACTTGCCGGCATGCCGGCCGCCAACGACGCCGCCAAACAGGCCGCAGACGACTCGGTAGGCGTCGGCGTCGTCGCCGGCATCGTGCAGGGGCCGGCCGACCCGGCCAGCGCCTGGGTGCTGGTGGTGGCGGCGCGGTTGCTGGACAACCCGACCGCCTGGCAGCTCGTGCCGGTAGACGCGGACGGGGCGTACCGCGCCATGAACCTGTCGCCCGGCGAATATTACCTCATGGCCGGCGCCGACGGATACCAGGCCCAGTTCTTCCGCCAGTCCTACGACCTCTTCAACGCCGAGCAGATTCCCGTAGGGCCCGACCTCGTGATGGAAGGCATCGACTTCTTCCTCGAGCCGCTCCAGGTGGGCTCGGGCGCCATCGAAGGGACCGTCTTCGCCGCCGACGGAGCAACGCCGCTTGCGCGCGCCGAGGTCGTCGTCTATCCGCGCGATCAGCCCTATCGGGGGACGACGGTCACGACCGACGCCGACGGCACGTACCGCATCGACAACCTGTACGCCGGCAACTACATCGTGGAAGCCTGGGCGGCCGGCTATTTTCACCAGTTCTACGACGGCGTCGAGCGCATGGACCTCGCCACCGCCGTGCCCGTTGGATCCGACGCGACGGTCTCGGGCATCGATTTTCGGCTCGAACGCAGCGGGTCCATCTCGGGCACCGTCTCTTCCCCGGACGGCAGCCCCATTCCCAACGCCTCGATCTACGTACAGACCGACTTCACGATGCCGCCGGACTCGATGTATATCGATCCCATTTACTGGGCCGGCACGGACGAGGAGGGACGCTTCACGGTGACCGGCCTGAGTGCCGGCCAGTACCTGGTGCAGGCGCAGGCATACGGCCAGTGGTTCACTGTCTATGCCTGGTATGACGGCGTGACGCGGATCGAGGACGCCACGCCGGTCGCCGTCGAGAACGGACGCGATACGCCCGGCATCGACTTCGAGCTCGACCTCGTGGGCACCACGGGTAGCATCTCCGGCACGGTGACCACCGCCGACGGCGAGCCGGCGCGCGAAGCGTATCTGCGCCTCGAACCGTTCAGCGACGTGCCCATCTACCTCTCCGCCTTCGCCCGCACCGACGAAAACGGCACCTATACGTTCGAGAACATCCCCGTCGGCTCCTATCGCGTAGCGCTCGATTACTGGACCGACGTGTTTTACACGACGATCTGGTATGATCAGGTCTACCGCTGGGAAGAAGCCACGCCGGTCGACGTGCAGGAGAATGAGACGACCGCCGGCATCGACTTCACGCTGCCCCGCGCCGACGGCGTCATCGAGGGGCGAGTCGTGGATCAGGATGGCCATCCGGTCGCGGGCGCCTACGTCTTCTCATCGCCCGGAAGCTACGTCTATCCCATGGATATCGGATTCGGGATGGCCTTCGGGATGACGGACAGCGACGGCCGGTACACCATTCAGCGGCTGATCGATGGCGAATATTATGTCTGGACCTCATCCTGCCTGTTCTGGCAGTGCATCGAACGATGGTGGCCGGACTCGCCGTCGTTCGTGGGCGCGGAACCGGTCGTTTTGAAGGACGGGATGTCCGACCCGGCGGAGGTCGACTTCAAGCTGCCCCTCACCCAGGGCGCGGCGTCGATCTCGGGCACCGTGCACCATGTGGACGGCCGCGCGCTGGCCGGCGCCTACGTGACGGTCTCCTGGGCCAGCGACGCGGCGCGTCCGGACGATCCGGTCTGGTATGCCGAACAGCAAACGCAGACGGACAGCCTGGGCGCCTACCGGTTCGACTACCTCCCGGCTGGCACCTACACCGTCAATGCCTCCTACTGGGAGGAAGGCGGCTATGCGGCGCAATGGTTTGACGGCGCGGACACGCCGGCCGACGCCACGCCGATCGAACTGGCCGACGGCGATGTACGCGACGAGATAAACTTCAAGCTCGACGTGCGTTCGATCTACGGCACGCTGGCCGGCGTCGTCACCTTCGACGACAACACCCCGGCCGGCGGCGCCTATGTCGAGGTATCTCCCTACTACTGGGACTACGCCGCGTGGCCCATAAACCCCGTTCCGTATTACACGCTTACGCTCGACTCGGGCGAGTTCGAGATTGCCGGCCTGCCGAACGGGACGTACTTCGTGAATGTGTTCGCGCAGGGCGGGCGGATGATCGAAAACATCGACCCCGCCGGCGTATCGGGGTACATCGTCGAGATCGTGGGCGGTGAGACGACCCGTGCAGCCCTCGCGCTGATGCGGGTGGAAGAGGGTGAAGGCGCCATCGCCGGGCAGGTCACGACGCAGGACAGCGTCGCCCTCGACTTCGCCATCGTCCAGGCCATGGTGGATGACGACCCGAACCGCATCTTTACGGCGATCGCCGACACGCGGGGCGCCTATGAGTTCGCCGCGCTACCGGAGGGCGAGTACGTCGTCTGGAGCTTCGCCCCATACCATGCCCTCGAATACTTCGACGACACCTACGAGCCGTCCGACGCGACGCGGCTTTCCGTGCGCAACGGCGCGCAGCTTGCCGGCATCGACTTCGACCTGATGCCGGTCTATTACCGCGCATCGCCTGAAGACGATGGCGCGAGCCCGGAAAACAGCAGCTACATTTTCGGCCAGGTGACGGACGCGAGTGGTGACGCGATCGACGGCGCGACGGTTTACGCGCTTAATGCGTCGGGCGATGTGCTGAGTTCCGTCCGCACCCATGCCGACGGGATGTACGAGATCGCCGGCGTTACACCGGGCGCGGGTATCCGCCTCAAGGCCGCGCATCCCGGCTACGCCAGCCGATTCCACGACGGCGCCGCCACCCTCGACGCGGCGGCCAACCTGGAACTGAGCGCGGGGCGCTTCGAGATCAACTTCGCGCTCGTCGCGGGCACCAGCGTGGGGGTTGACCGCGATCCCGAGCTTCCGGCCGGCATCGCGTTGCGAGGCAACTACCCGAACCCGTTCAACCCGGAAACGCAAATCGCCTTCTCGGTCGCCGAGCCGATGACCGTCACCGTCACGATCTACGACGCGCTGGGCCGCCGCGTAACCGAACTATTCCGCGGCGCGGTCTCCGCCGGCGACACGCAACTCCGCTGGGATGCAACCGGCTCCGCCGGCGAGGCCATGCCGAGCGGGATCTACTTCTACCGGATAGAAGCCCAGGGCAGCGCACAGACCGGCACCATGACCCTGCTGCGCTAG
- a CDS encoding GIY-YIG nuclease family protein encodes MARSFYVYILSNRRRTVLYTGITNNLAYRLQRHLSGKGSAFTSKYRATDLVYAEAFENPSEAIAREKQIKSWRREKKLALILKENPHMNDLKGDLI; translated from the coding sequence ATGGCCCGCAGCTTTTATGTGTACATCCTGAGCAATCGCCGGCGCACGGTGCTATACACCGGTATCACCAACAATCTGGCATACCGGCTGCAGAGACATCTCTCGGGAAAAGGAAGTGCTTTTACATCCAAATACCGGGCGACAGACCTGGTCTACGCCGAGGCATTCGAGAATCCGAGTGAAGCCATCGCACGGGAGAAACAGATCAAGTCATGGCGGCGAGAGAAAAAGCTCGCATTGATACTGAAGGAAAACCCCCACATGAATGATTTAAAGGGGGACCTGATTTGA